The following proteins are co-located in the Microcystis wesenbergii NRERC-220 genome:
- a CDS encoding EutN/CcmL family microcompartment protein yields MQIAKVCGTVVSTLKPRSMTGVKLLLLQFIDAQGQLLPKYEVAGDIVGAGINEWVLVSRGGAARIEDGQNNRPLDAMVVGIIDTITVENRTLYSKRDEFRQSG; encoded by the coding sequence ATGCAAATTGCCAAAGTTTGCGGAACCGTCGTTAGCACCCTGAAACCGCGCAGTATGACGGGAGTGAAACTTCTGCTTTTGCAATTCATCGACGCTCAAGGGCAACTTTTGCCTAAATACGAAGTAGCGGGTGATATTGTCGGAGCGGGGATTAATGAATGGGTGCTAGTGTCCCGGGGAGGAGCAGCTCGGATCGAAGACGGGCAGAACAATCGCCCCCTTGACGCGATGGTGGTGGGGATTATTGACACTATAACCGTAGAAAATCGCACCCTCTACAGCAAGAGAGACGAATTTCGTCAATCCGGTTAA